Proteins co-encoded in one Zygotorulaspora mrakii chromosome 5, complete sequence genomic window:
- the ASG7 gene encoding Asg7p (similar to Saccharomyces cerevisiae ASG7 (YJL170C); ancestral locus Anc_1.169) translates to MSSSLDGTADCSTPIGDTKYLVAPFEEEVPVACCECMSCNLSHRYKYVLPWFCIGGFVLPLFWFANLFVYISVQWVPNHEPRCCHLEQYEPPTRYEATADFRRRYFEVDSKTVEYIEQVNGAQDTASEIDYGDSEGSVECINFTQEGGPSISDKTLHLTQVAAETLKEHDYMRTLYKRWTGLAVLGTTLYAIAIPLIAKVSMHR, encoded by the coding sequence atgaGCAGCTCTTTAGATGGCACTGCCGACTGCAGTACGCCTATCGGCGATACAAAATATTTAGTAGCTCCTTTCGAGGAAGAGGTGCCAGTGGCCTGTTGCGAATGCATGTCTTGCAATCTCAGCCACAGATACAAGTACGTTCTGCCTTGGTTTTGCATTGGGGGATTTGTATTACCGCTATTTTGGTTTGCAAATCTGTTTGTGTATATAAGCGTCCAATGGGTTCCAAATCATGAACCGAGATGCTGCCACCTGGAACAGTACGAACCCCCTACAAGATACGAGGCTACGGCTGATTTTAGGAGGAGGTACTTCGAAGTGGACTCAAAGACTGTGGAGTACATAGAGCAAGTGAATGGAGCGCAAGACACGGCATCCGAAATAGATTACGGCGACTCTGAGGGCTCTGTCGAGTGCATCAATTTCACTCAAGAGGGCGGACCTTCCATATCTGATAAGACTCTCCATCTCACACAGGTTGCAGCAGAGACATTGAAAGAGCACGACTATATGAGAACACTGTACAAAAGGTGGACTGGTTTAGCTGTATTAGGCACAACTTTATACGCAATCGCTATTCCCTTGATCGCGAAAGTTTCAATGCACAGATAG